One genomic window of Eisenibacter elegans DSM 3317 includes the following:
- a CDS encoding acyl-CoA-binding protein — MDLQAALQEAVEKSKQLTQRPSNEVLLQLYAFYKQATEGDVSGDRPGMFDMKGRFKYDAWEKLKGMGKDVAAKSYIDLINSLS, encoded by the coding sequence ATGGATTTACAAGCTGCCCTCCAAGAAGCCGTAGAAAAGTCTAAACAACTCACTCAGCGCCCTTCCAATGAGGTGCTCTTGCAGCTTTATGCTTTTTACAAGCAAGCAACCGAAGGAGATGTATCTGGTGACCGCCCCGGGATGTTTGATATGAAAGGTCGATTCAAATACGATGCTTGGGAGAAACTCAAAGGAATGGGTAAAGATGTGGCTGCCAAATCTTATATTGACCTTATAAACAGCCTTTCCTAA
- a CDS encoding VWA domain-containing protein, whose product MIGIEWYQSWGWFESFVCVAFASLVVSYLWRVLRVSGQLRLSPSLIFVKIPIRVSYFGLLLIALMGPSFGAGKKTIQAIGKDIYIAVDLSRSMDAGDIVPSRLERVKHELRQLVANLPADRIGLVIFADDAYIQCPLTYDKNALQLFIQTMHSGLLPEGGTDFSAPLSLILERYMASEGQETTNYFAKMAILVSDGEDFGEHTARATAALRNKGVRLLTLGVGTQAGSQILVSGQGFVKDAQGQPVQTRLQKSALIRMAQDTGGQYFELSDQKQQIPELLEAVQAYKGQRLDTRTVDLASNKYLYFLGIALGLIILDAFLIIKVLAI is encoded by the coding sequence ATGATAGGAATAGAGTGGTATCAGTCGTGGGGCTGGTTTGAGTCGTTTGTTTGTGTGGCCTTTGCCAGCTTGGTAGTCTCATACCTCTGGCGGGTATTGCGCGTATCGGGGCAGTTGAGGCTTTCGCCATCGTTGATTTTTGTGAAAATACCCATCCGAGTGTCCTATTTCGGTTTGTTGTTGATAGCATTGATGGGGCCATCGTTTGGCGCTGGCAAGAAAACCATTCAGGCCATAGGCAAGGATATTTATATTGCGGTAGACCTGTCGCGCTCAATGGATGCCGGCGATATTGTACCCTCGCGCTTGGAGCGTGTCAAGCACGAGCTAAGGCAATTGGTGGCCAATCTGCCAGCCGATAGGATAGGCCTAGTGATTTTTGCGGATGATGCCTACATTCAGTGCCCACTGACTTATGACAAGAACGCGCTACAGCTATTCATTCAGACCATGCACAGTGGGTTGTTGCCCGAGGGCGGTACAGATTTTAGCGCTCCACTGTCGCTGATTTTGGAACGCTATATGGCTTCGGAAGGACAAGAGACGACTAATTATTTTGCCAAAATGGCCATTCTAGTCAGTGATGGAGAAGACTTTGGAGAGCATACGGCCAGAGCTACCGCCGCGCTACGCAACAAAGGGGTGCGCCTGCTCACCCTTGGTGTAGGCACACAAGCCGGAAGCCAGATTCTTGTTTCCGGACAAGGCTTTGTAAAAGATGCACAAGGGCAACCCGTGCAGACACGGCTACAAAAGTCTGCCCTCATCCGTATGGCACAAGATACCGGCGGGCAATACTTTGAGCTAAGCGACCAAAAGCAGCAAATCCCCGAATTATTGGAGGCTGTTCAGGCGTATAAAGGACAGCGTCTGGATACTCGTACGGTAGACTTAGCCAGCAACAAATACCTCTATTTTTTGGGAATAGCGTTGGGTTTGATTATTTTAGATGCGTTTTTGATTATCAAAGTTTTGGCAATCTGA
- a CDS encoding YqiA/YcfP family alpha/beta fold hydrolase, whose product MYGHLLYLHGLDSVPHSDKVARLSAVAARISAPLLDYRQHPDTLQRLLDSYNTDRPDFLIGSSMGGLMAYWMSLYWGIPSLLLNPALSYTSVFQHITPAPNPQWVQQVLILGAQDNLILPQDTQQYLQAYHPSAHYTVDIWPTLGHQIPVEDFQAIIDKHLLS is encoded by the coding sequence ATGTACGGGCATTTGTTATACCTTCACGGCCTCGACAGCGTGCCACATAGCGACAAGGTGGCACGCCTATCGGCAGTAGCTGCGCGTATATCAGCACCACTACTTGACTACCGCCAACACCCCGATACACTCCAACGCTTGTTGGATAGCTACAACACTGACCGCCCCGACTTCTTGATAGGGAGCTCTATGGGCGGCCTCATGGCCTATTGGATGAGCTTGTATTGGGGGATACCAAGTCTATTGCTAAACCCTGCGCTTTCGTATACTTCTGTTTTTCAGCATATTACACCGGCGCCTAATCCTCAGTGGGTGCAACAAGTCCTAATACTCGGAGCTCAAGACAACCTCATACTGCCCCAAGATACGCAACAGTATTTGCAAGCCTATCACCCATCGGCGCATTATACTGTTGATATTTGGCCTACACTAGGGCATCAAATCCCAGTAGAGGATTTTCAGGCTATCATAGACAAACACCTCTTATCTTGA
- the def gene encoding peptide deformylase — MIYPIVAYGDPVLKKVAQDIDPKDASFDLKQLVADMFETMYNAQGVGLAAPQIGKSLRLFVVDAEPMDEENLKGFKKVFVNPEILEETGTPWAYEEGCLSIPTIRGDVERPEKLRIRYYDENWNAYEEEYHGMAARVIQHEYDHIEGILFTEHLPALKRRLLKSKLGNISKGKVRVDYRMRFPNL, encoded by the coding sequence ATGATTTACCCTATTGTTGCCTACGGAGACCCGGTACTCAAAAAAGTGGCACAAGATATAGACCCCAAAGACGCTTCTTTTGACCTCAAACAGCTGGTGGCCGATATGTTTGAGACCATGTACAACGCCCAAGGCGTAGGCCTAGCCGCCCCACAGATAGGCAAAAGCCTCAGATTATTTGTAGTAGATGCCGAACCCATGGATGAGGAAAACCTCAAAGGGTTCAAAAAGGTATTTGTTAATCCGGAAATCTTGGAAGAAACCGGAACCCCTTGGGCTTACGAAGAGGGCTGCCTCAGTATCCCTACTATACGTGGCGATGTAGAACGACCCGAAAAACTGCGCATCCGTTACTATGACGAAAACTGGAATGCGTATGAGGAAGAGTACCATGGAATGGCCGCACGTGTCATCCAACACGAGTATGATCACATCGAAGGCATTCTGTTTACGGAACATCTACCAGCCCTCAAACGACGCTTGCTCAAGTCAAAACTGGGCAATATCAGCAAAGGCAAGGTGCGGGTAGATTACCGTATGCGTTTCCCCAATCTTTAA
- the ruvX gene encoding Holliday junction resolvase RuvX, producing the protein MPRILAIDYGIKRVGIATTDPLQIIATPLTTIPNHELLPYLQKYLQQEEVEAVVVGMPTKADGSDTHSTPHIRGFVRSLQKLYPDLAVHTQDEKGSSQEALEAMISGGTSKKYRRQKENLDKISAVIILQRYLESRPTTPPNTTTS; encoded by the coding sequence ATGCCAAGGATACTTGCCATTGATTATGGAATCAAACGCGTGGGAATAGCGACCACTGACCCGCTACAGATTATCGCCACACCACTCACAACTATTCCTAACCACGAACTGCTGCCCTATTTGCAAAAATACCTCCAACAAGAAGAGGTAGAGGCAGTAGTAGTTGGGATGCCTACCAAGGCCGATGGCAGCGATACCCACAGTACCCCGCACATCAGAGGCTTTGTCAGAAGTTTACAAAAACTCTACCCCGATTTGGCCGTCCATACACAAGACGAAAAAGGCAGCTCTCAAGAAGCACTGGAGGCGATGATTAGTGGGGGAACCTCCAAGAAATACCGCCGCCAAAAAGAAAATCTCGATAAAATCAGTGCAGTCATCATCTTACAGCGCTACCTCGAAAGCCGGCCAACAACCCCACCCAATACAACGACCTCCTGA
- a CDS encoding tetratricopeptide repeat protein, which translates to MYKYFWTLLLINPLTFVSDRNQTQFEAVRAHQSQDYITAIVRYQYLVEELGVDNPSVLTNLAQVYYAQKDYTEASVYYQRVTEHTQASEELRSMAWVQLGLIAEATQQYDEALIAFQKAIEQFRPNYLARYNYELLKRRLRNQEVSQAPNPDGATQQQPQNARPDANGVAQTEQVPDKDGEEQNLPEKEANPSGTQTIEQATSNPSPEELALLKRLQQMNLDPETANMLLDAMKNQELQYWQQLQRIPKNNKHKNNKKPNW; encoded by the coding sequence ATGTACAAATATTTCTGGACACTCTTGCTCATCAACCCATTGACCTTCGTCAGCGATCGAAATCAGACGCAGTTTGAGGCCGTAAGGGCGCATCAAAGCCAAGACTATATTACCGCAATTGTCCGATACCAGTATTTGGTAGAAGAGCTGGGGGTTGATAATCCATCAGTATTGACCAATCTGGCACAAGTATACTATGCCCAAAAAGACTACACAGAGGCCAGTGTATACTATCAGCGGGTAACCGAGCATACACAGGCTTCAGAAGAGTTACGCTCTATGGCTTGGGTACAGTTGGGCTTGATAGCAGAGGCTACCCAACAGTATGACGAGGCGCTGATAGCTTTCCAAAAAGCGATAGAACAGTTTAGACCAAACTATTTGGCGCGCTATAACTATGAGTTGCTCAAACGTCGGTTGCGTAACCAAGAGGTGAGCCAAGCCCCTAACCCTGACGGCGCCACCCAACAACAACCACAAAACGCCCGCCCTGATGCCAATGGGGTAGCGCAAACAGAACAAGTGCCCGATAAAGATGGAGAAGAACAAAACCTGCCCGAAAAAGAAGCCAACCCCAGCGGCACTCAAACAATAGAGCAAGCTACCAGCAACCCAAGCCCCGAAGAGCTGGCACTGCTCAAACGCTTACAACAGATGAACTTAGACCCTGAAACAGCCAATATGTTGCTTGATGCCATGAAAAATCAAGAGTTACAATACTGGCAACAATTACAGCGAATTCCGAAAAACAACAAACACAAAAACAACAAAAAACCCAATTGGTAA